A region from the Virgibacillus siamensis genome encodes:
- the fusA gene encoding elongation factor G: MAREFSLEKTRNIGIMAHIDAGKTTTTERILFYTGRIHKIGETHEGASQMDWMEQEQERGITITSAATTAQWKGHRINIIDTPGHVDFTVEVERSLRVLDGAVTVLDAQSGVEPQTETVWRQATTYGVPRVVFINKMDKVGADFLYSTNTLKERLGANAHAVQLPIGAEDNFEGIIDLITMEAYYYEDDLGTRAEAREIPAEYKDKAEELRAGLVEAVAELDEDLMMKYLEGEEISEDELKKAIRTATLNVEFYPVFVGSAFKNKGVQLMLDGVIDYLPAPTDVPPIEGIVPGTEEETTRPSDDKAPFSALAFKVMTDPYVGKLTFFRVYSGTLDSGSYVKNSGKDKRERVGRILQMHANSREEIKTVYSGEIAAAVGLKDTSTGDTLCDEKDTVILESMEFPDPVISVAIEPKTKADQDKMAIALGKLAEEDPTFKTETNVETGQTIISGMGELHLDVIVNRLKAEFKVEANVGAPQVAYRETFRASADVEGKFIKQSGGRGQYGHAWVKFEPNEEGAGFEFVNKITGGVIPREYIPSVEAGIKESAESGVLAGYPLIDFKATVYDGSYHDVDSNEMAFKIAGSMALKAAKEKCKPVLLEPVEKVEIVIPEEYMGDIMGDVTSRRGRVEGMEARGPAQVIKAFVPLSEMFGYATVLRSNTQGRGQYTMHFDHYEEVPKSISEEIIKKNAGE, encoded by the coding sequence ATGGCTAGAGAGTTCTCCTTGGAAAAGACGCGTAATATTGGTATTATGGCGCATATTGATGCAGGTAAAACCACTACTACTGAGCGTATTCTTTTCTACACAGGACGTATTCATAAAATTGGTGAAACTCATGAAGGTGCATCACAGATGGACTGGATGGAGCAGGAGCAGGAACGCGGTATCACCATTACATCCGCAGCAACCACTGCTCAATGGAAAGGCCATCGCATAAACATCATCGATACACCGGGGCACGTGGACTTTACTGTTGAGGTTGAACGTTCTTTGCGTGTGCTTGATGGTGCGGTAACAGTGCTTGATGCCCAATCGGGTGTTGAACCACAAACCGAAACCGTATGGCGTCAGGCAACAACATACGGTGTACCGAGAGTTGTCTTCATTAACAAAATGGATAAAGTCGGTGCAGACTTCCTTTATTCAACAAACACTTTGAAAGAACGTTTGGGTGCTAATGCGCATGCTGTGCAGCTACCAATTGGTGCTGAGGATAATTTCGAAGGTATCATTGACCTGATTACAATGGAAGCCTATTATTATGAAGATGATTTGGGAACACGCGCAGAGGCCCGTGAAATCCCTGCTGAATATAAAGACAAGGCTGAAGAGTTACGAGCTGGCCTGGTTGAAGCAGTAGCCGAGCTGGACGAAGACTTGATGATGAAGTATCTTGAGGGAGAAGAAATCTCTGAAGATGAACTGAAAAAAGCGATTCGGACAGCGACATTGAATGTTGAGTTTTACCCTGTATTTGTCGGCTCTGCATTTAAAAACAAAGGCGTACAGCTCATGCTTGATGGCGTAATTGATTACCTGCCTGCACCTACAGACGTACCTCCAATTGAAGGTATCGTTCCAGGTACAGAGGAAGAAACAACTCGTCCATCAGACGATAAGGCGCCATTTTCAGCACTTGCATTTAAAGTTATGACCGACCCATATGTTGGGAAGCTAACTTTCTTCCGCGTTTACTCCGGAACTTTAGATTCTGGTTCCTATGTTAAAAACTCTGGAAAAGATAAACGTGAACGTGTTGGTCGTATTCTGCAGATGCATGCTAACTCCCGTGAAGAAATCAAAACGGTTTATTCCGGTGAAATTGCAGCTGCTGTAGGTTTGAAGGATACTTCAACCGGGGACACACTTTGTGACGAGAAAGATACCGTTATTCTGGAGTCCATGGAATTCCCTGATCCGGTTATCTCTGTTGCAATTGAACCCAAAACGAAAGCTGACCAGGATAAAATGGCTATTGCTTTAGGTAAACTTGCTGAGGAAGACCCAACATTTAAAACCGAAACAAATGTGGAAACTGGTCAAACGATTATTTCCGGTATGGGTGAGCTGCACCTTGACGTTATTGTCAATCGTTTGAAAGCTGAATTTAAAGTTGAAGCAAACGTTGGTGCTCCGCAAGTTGCATACCGTGAGACATTCCGCGCCTCTGCTGATGTGGAAGGTAAATTTATTAAACAATCTGGTGGACGTGGACAATACGGTCATGCCTGGGTTAAATTTGAGCCAAATGAAGAAGGCGCAGGATTTGAATTTGTAAACAAAATTACTGGTGGTGTTATTCCGCGTGAGTACATCCCATCTGTTGAAGCTGGTATCAAAGAATCAGCAGAAAGCGGCGTATTAGCCGGGTATCCGCTGATTGATTTCAAAGCAACAGTTTATGATGGAAGCTACCATGATGTAGACTCTAACGAAATGGCATTTAAAATTGCCGGTTCCATGGCCTTGAAGGCTGCAAAAGAAAAATGTAAGCCAGTTCTGCTTGAGCCGGTTGAAAAAGTTGAAATTGTCATCCCGGAAGAATATATGGGAGATATCATGGGTGATGTAACATCACGAAGAGGCCGTGTGGAAGGTATGGAAGCACGTGGCCCTGCACAGGTTATTAAAGCATTTGTTCCACTTTCGGAAATGTTTGGCTATGCGACAGTATTACGTTCAAACACCCAGGGTCGTGGACAGTACACAATGCATTTTGACCACTATGAAGAAGTGCCGAAGAGTATTTCTGAAGAAATTATTAAGAAAAATGCTGGAGAATAA
- the rpsG gene encoding 30S ribosomal protein S7, whose protein sequence is MPRKGPVPKRDVLPDPLYKSKLVTRLINQIMVDGKRGKAQKILYNAFELVAERSGQNAMEVFEQAMKNVMPVLEVRARRVGGSNYQVPMEVRPERRQALGLRYIVNYSRLRGEKTMEERLANEILDASNNTGASVKKREELHKMAEANKAFAHYRW, encoded by the coding sequence ATGCCACGTAAAGGACCAGTACCTAAACGCGATGTCTTGCCGGATCCGCTTTATAAATCTAAATTAGTAACTCGCCTGATTAACCAGATTATGGTTGATGGTAAAAGGGGAAAGGCACAAAAGATTCTTTATAACGCATTTGAACTTGTTGCTGAACGCAGCGGCCAAAATGCAATGGAAGTTTTTGAACAGGCAATGAAAAATGTTATGCCAGTACTTGAGGTGCGGGCACGCCGTGTCGGTGGTTCGAACTATCAGGTGCCAATGGAAGTGCGCCCGGAACGTCGCCAGGCATTAGGCTTGCGTTACATTGTTAACTATTCGCGTCTGCGCGGAGAGAAAACAATGGAAGAGCGTCTTGCAAACGAAATTCTGGATGCTTCCAATAATACAGGTGCATCTGTTAAAAAACGCGAAGAATTACACAAGATGGCAGAAGCAAACAAAGCATTTGCTCACTATCGCTGGTAA
- the rpsL gene encoding 30S ribosomal protein S12, with product MPTINQLVRKGRVNKPKKYDSPALNRGYNSFKKKFTNQNSPQKRGVCTRVGTLTPKKPNSALRKYARVRLSNNMEVTAYIPGIGHNLQEHSVVLLRGGRVKDLPGVRYHIVRGALDTAGVEGRMQGRSKYGTKKPKK from the coding sequence ATGCCTACTATTAATCAACTGGTACGAAAAGGTCGCGTAAACAAACCGAAAAAATATGACTCTCCAGCATTAAACAGAGGATATAATAGCTTCAAGAAAAAGTTCACCAACCAGAATTCACCTCAAAAGCGTGGTGTATGTACTCGTGTTGGTACGCTGACACCTAAGAAGCCAAACTCTGCATTGCGTAAATATGCACGTGTGCGTTTGTCCAATAATATGGAAGTAACTGCATACATTCCTGGAATTGGTCACAACCTGCAGGAACACAGTGTAGTATTGCTTCGTGGTGGACGTGTGAAAGACCTTCCAGGGGTACGTTATCATATCGTGCGCGGAGCACTTGATACTGCCGGAGTGGAAGGGCGCATGCAAGGCCGTTCTAAATACGGTACTAAAAAACCAAAAAAATAA
- a CDS encoding 50S ribosomal protein L7ae-like protein, producing MSYEKVAQDKSKLVIGIKQTLKAMKNGQVSEVFIADDADQHITEKIEVLAEEMNVSCQRVDSMEKLGKACGIDVGASAAAVKQ from the coding sequence ATGTCTTATGAAAAAGTAGCTCAGGATAAATCCAAGTTAGTGATCGGAATAAAACAAACGCTTAAAGCTATGAAAAATGGTCAAGTAAGCGAAGTGTTTATTGCTGATGATGCTGATCAGCATATCACAGAGAAGATAGAAGTTTTGGCAGAAGAAATGAATGTTTCCTGCCAGCGTGTGGACTCAATGGAAAAGTTGGGTAAAGCATGCGGGATCGATGTTGGTGCATCGGCGGCTGCTGTAAAGCAATAA
- the rpoC gene encoding DNA-directed RNA polymerase subunit beta': protein MLDVNNFEYMKIGLASPEKIRSWSYGEVKKPETINYRTLKPEKDGLFCERIFGPQKDWECHCGKYKRVRYKGVVCDRCGVEVTKAKVRRERMGHIELAAPVSHIWYFKGIPSRMGLVLDMSPRALEEVIYFAAYIVTESGDTPLEKKQLLSEKEYRAYYDKYGKSFKAQMGAEAIRKLLQDIDLEKEVDMLKEELKTAQGQRRTRAIKRLEVLEAFRHSGNETSWMILDVLPVIPPEIRPMVQLDGGRFATSDLNDLYRRVINRNNRLKRLLDLGAPSIIVQNEKRMLQEAVDALIDNGRRGRPVTGPGNRPLKSLSHMLKGKQGRFRQNLLGKRVDYSGRSVIVVGPHLKMYQCGLPKEMALELFKPFIMKELVEKGFAHNIKSAKRKIERVHPEVWDVLEEVIKEHPVLLNRAPTLHRLGIQAFEPTLVEGRAIRLHPLVCTAYNADFDGDQMAVHVPLSAEAQAEARILMLAAQNILNPKDGKPVVTPSQDMVLGNYYLTLEREDAVGEGSVFKDLNEALMSYQNGYVHLHTRVAIQASSLHKKSFTEEQNSQLLLTTVGKLIFNEILPESFPYINEPTKSNLEIETPEKYFIEQGTDVKEEIKKRDIINPFKKGILGDIIAEVFKRFKISETSKMLDRMKDLGFSYSTKAGMTVGVSDIVVLSEKEDILNDAQQKVDKVLKQFRRGLITDEERYDRVIAVWSQAKDTIQEKLMESLDKRNPIFMMSDSGARGNASNFTQLAGMRGLMANPSGKIIELPIKSSFREGLTVLEYFISTHGARKGLADTALKTADSGYLTRRLVDVAQDVIIREDDCGTDRGLTVSSLMDGTELIEPLIDRLIGRTAFEDVKHPETNEVLVENDTVISEDQAKQIVEAGVEQVTIRTAFTCNTKHGVCQKCYGRNLATGDKVEVGEAVGIIAAQSIGEPGTQLTMRTFHTGGVAGDDITQGLPRIQELFEARNPKGQAVISEIHGTIHEIKEVKDKQEIVVQGDVEQRSYAVPYNARMKVTTGDKVIAGEELTEGSVDPKELLRVQGVEGVQDYLLREVQRVYRMQGVEIGDKHVEVMVRQMLRKIRVIESGDTDVLPGSLLEIHQFKEANTPVLQDGKEPATGKPVLLGITKASLETDSFLSAASFQETTRVLTDAAIKGKRDELLGLKENVIIGKLVPAGTGINRYRKIRPSTDELEENAEATEETEPVQ from the coding sequence TTGCTAGATGTAAATAACTTTGAGTATATGAAAATTGGTTTAGCTTCACCTGAAAAAATCCGCTCTTGGTCTTATGGCGAGGTTAAAAAGCCGGAAACAATCAACTATCGTACGTTGAAGCCTGAGAAAGACGGTCTGTTCTGTGAACGGATCTTTGGCCCGCAAAAGGACTGGGAATGTCATTGCGGAAAGTATAAGCGTGTACGTTACAAAGGTGTCGTTTGTGACCGTTGTGGAGTGGAAGTCACAAAGGCGAAAGTACGCCGGGAGCGCATGGGCCATATCGAACTTGCTGCCCCTGTATCACATATCTGGTATTTTAAAGGAATTCCAAGCCGCATGGGTCTTGTTCTTGATATGTCACCGCGTGCACTGGAAGAGGTTATCTATTTTGCAGCATATATTGTTACAGAATCAGGAGATACACCGTTAGAGAAAAAACAGCTTCTGTCCGAAAAAGAATATCGTGCTTACTATGATAAATATGGTAAATCCTTTAAGGCGCAAATGGGTGCTGAGGCAATCCGCAAGCTCCTGCAGGATATTGATTTGGAAAAAGAAGTTGATATGTTAAAAGAAGAACTGAAAACAGCACAGGGTCAACGCAGAACACGTGCGATTAAACGTTTGGAAGTGTTGGAAGCATTCCGTCATTCCGGAAACGAAACATCCTGGATGATTTTGGATGTACTGCCGGTGATTCCACCGGAAATTCGTCCGATGGTTCAATTGGATGGCGGTCGTTTCGCAACATCTGATTTGAACGATCTTTATCGTCGTGTTATTAACCGGAACAACCGTTTGAAGCGTTTATTGGACCTGGGTGCGCCAAGTATTATCGTTCAAAACGAAAAACGGATGCTGCAGGAAGCAGTTGATGCATTGATTGATAATGGGCGCCGCGGTCGTCCAGTAACAGGTCCGGGCAATCGACCATTGAAATCACTGTCACATATGCTAAAAGGTAAGCAAGGACGATTCCGTCAGAACTTGCTGGGTAAACGTGTTGACTACTCGGGACGTTCCGTAATTGTCGTTGGGCCGCATTTGAAAATGTATCAGTGCGGACTGCCGAAAGAAATGGCGCTTGAGTTATTTAAGCCATTTATTATGAAAGAATTGGTTGAAAAAGGATTCGCCCATAATATTAAATCAGCAAAACGGAAAATTGAGCGCGTGCACCCGGAAGTTTGGGATGTTTTGGAAGAGGTAATCAAGGAACACCCGGTATTGCTTAACCGGGCACCAACACTGCACCGTTTGGGGATTCAGGCATTTGAGCCGACATTGGTTGAAGGTCGTGCAATTCGTCTGCACCCATTGGTATGTACAGCATACAACGCAGACTTTGATGGGGACCAAATGGCTGTACACGTGCCATTATCAGCAGAGGCACAGGCAGAAGCACGTATACTGATGCTGGCAGCACAAAACATTTTGAATCCGAAAGACGGAAAACCGGTTGTAACCCCTTCACAGGATATGGTCTTGGGTAACTATTACCTGACACTTGAGCGTGAAGATGCCGTTGGTGAGGGCAGTGTCTTTAAAGATTTAAACGAAGCGCTGATGTCTTATCAAAACGGTTATGTGCATCTTCATACACGGGTTGCTATTCAGGCATCAAGCCTGCATAAGAAGTCGTTTACGGAGGAACAAAACAGTCAGTTGCTTCTGACCACAGTCGGAAAACTGATTTTTAACGAAATATTGCCTGAATCGTTCCCATATATCAATGAACCGACAAAGAGCAATCTGGAGATTGAAACACCTGAAAAGTACTTTATTGAGCAGGGAACAGATGTTAAAGAGGAAATCAAAAAGCGTGATATTATTAACCCATTCAAGAAGGGTATTCTTGGAGATATCATTGCTGAAGTCTTTAAACGCTTCAAAATCAGTGAGACTTCCAAAATGCTTGACCGAATGAAAGACCTTGGGTTCAGCTATTCCACCAAGGCGGGTATGACAGTAGGTGTTTCTGACATCGTTGTATTGTCAGAAAAAGAAGACATACTCAATGATGCCCAGCAGAAAGTTGATAAAGTATTGAAGCAATTCCGCCGTGGTTTAATTACCGATGAAGAACGCTATGACCGGGTTATTGCCGTTTGGTCTCAAGCGAAAGACACCATTCAGGAAAAATTGATGGAGTCACTTGATAAGCGGAACCCAATCTTTATGATGAGTGATTCAGGAGCACGAGGTAACGCATCCAACTTTACACAACTGGCCGGAATGCGCGGTCTGATGGCAAATCCATCCGGTAAGATTATTGAATTACCGATTAAATCAAGCTTCCGTGAAGGTTTAACCGTATTGGAATACTTTATTTCCACACACGGTGCCCGTAAAGGTCTTGCCGATACAGCCCTGAAAACGGCTGACTCTGGTTACCTGACACGCCGTCTTGTGGATGTGGCGCAAGATGTCATCATCCGCGAAGATGATTGCGGAACTGATCGCGGTCTTACTGTTTCATCGTTGATGGATGGAACAGAACTAATTGAGCCATTAATTGACAGGCTGATTGGCCGTACCGCATTTGAGGATGTTAAACATCCGGAAACGAACGAAGTGCTCGTTGAAAATGATACAGTTATTTCCGAAGATCAGGCGAAACAAATCGTTGAAGCTGGTGTGGAACAAGTAACAATCCGTACTGCATTCACATGTAATACAAAACATGGTGTGTGCCAGAAGTGTTACGGTCGAAACCTTGCAACAGGCGATAAAGTTGAAGTGGGTGAGGCAGTTGGTATTATTGCCGCACAGTCCATTGGTGAACCAGGTACACAGCTGACAATGCGTACATTCCATACAGGCGGTGTCGCAGGAGACGATATTACACAGGGTCTTCCGCGTATCCAGGAATTGTTTGAAGCACGTAATCCTAAAGGGCAGGCTGTTATCAGTGAAATCCATGGTACCATCCATGAAATTAAAGAAGTAAAAGATAAGCAGGAAATTGTCGTTCAGGGTGATGTTGAACAACGTTCCTATGCGGTTCCATACAATGCCCGTATGAAAGTAACTACAGGCGATAAAGTGATTGCAGGGGAAGAACTCACCGAGGGTTCTGTTGATCCGAAAGAACTGCTTCGTGTTCAAGGAGTTGAAGGCGTTCAGGATTATCTGCTTCGCGAAGTTCAGCGTGTATACCGGATGCAGGGTGTTGAAATTGGTGACAAACACGTCGAAGTTATGGTTCGCCAGATGCTTCGTAAGATCCGTGTCATTGAATCAGGCGATACGGACGTTCTGCCAGGTTCATTGCTTGAAATACACCAGTTCAAAGAAGCAAACACTCCTGTACTGCAGGATGGCAAGGAACCGGCAACAGGGAAGCCAGTGCTTCTGGGTATTACAAAAGCATCTCTCGAAACCGACTCATTCCTTTCAGCCGCATCATTCCAGGAAACAACTCGTGTCCTGACAGATGCAGCTATCAAAGGAAAGCGGGATGAACTGCTTGGACTGAAAGAGAATGTTATCATCGGGAAGCTTGTTCCTGCTGGTACGGGAATCAACCGTTACCGCAAAATCAGGCCATCCACTGATGAATTGGAAGAAAATGCGGAGGCAACCGAAGAAACAGAACCGGTGCAATAA
- the rpoB gene encoding DNA-directed RNA polymerase subunit beta, producing MTGQLVQYGRHRQRRSYARISEVLELPNLIEIQTASYQWFLEEGLREMFKDISPIEDFTGNLSLEFVDYSLGEPKYPVDESKDRDVTYNAPLRVKVRLINNETGEVKEQEVFMGDFPLMTDTGTFIINGAERVIVSQLVRSPSVYYNEKIDKNGKRGVTATVIPNRGAWLELETDAKDVAYVRIDRTRKLPVTVLLRALGFGTDQEIIDLLGENEYLKNTLEKDNTETTEKALLEIYERLRPGEPPTVENAKSLLISRFFDPKRYDLAHVGRYKMNKKLHIKNRLFNQVLAEPVVDPETGEVLAQKGDKLERKLLNKIIPYLDKEEGKIGEKELMPAEGVLEDPIQLQSIKIMDPTDPNGEHDLTVIGNAGIDRDVKNIMPADILSAISYFFNLLHMVGDTDDIDHLGNRRLRSVGELLQNQFRIGLSRMERVVRERMSIQDTSSITPQQLINIRPVIASIKEFFGSSQLSQFMDQTNPLAELTHKRRLSALGPGGLTRERAGFEVRDVHYSHYGRMCPIETPEGPNIGLINSLSSYAKVNKFGFIETPYRRVDPDTGKVTAEIDYLTADEEDNYVVAQANARLDEDGTFSDEEVIARFRGENTIVPREKLDYMDVSPKQVVSAATACIPFLENDDSNRALMGANMQRQAVPLMQPQAPIVGTGMEYVSGKDSGAAIICRNEGVVEKVEAKSVHVRRISVVDGKEVKGDLDRYRLQKYIRSNQGTCYNQRPIVSQGDRVTKGEILADGPSMEDGELALGQNVLVGFMTWEGYNYEDAIIMSERLVKDDVYTSIHIEEYESEARDTKLGPEEITRDIPNVGEDALKNLDEQGIIRVGAEVSDGDILVGKVTPKGVTELSAEERLLHAIFGEKAREVRDTSLRVPHGAGGIVLDVKIFNREDGDELPPGVNQLVRAYIVQKRKISEGDKMAGRHGNKGVISKILPEEDMPFLPDGTPIDIMLNPLGVPSRMNIGQVFELHLGMAARQLGLHVATPVFDGANEQDVWDTLEEAGMPKDAKSILYDGRTGDPFDNRVSVGVMYMIKLAHMVDDKLHARSTGPYSLVTQQPLGGKAQFGGQRFGEMEVWALEAYGAAYTLQEILTVKSDDVVGRVKTYESIVKGDNVPEPGVPESFKVLIKELQSLGLDVKMLSSDESEIEMRELEEEDTQAASKLNLEVEEG from the coding sequence TTGACAGGTCAACTAGTTCAGTATGGACGTCATCGCCAGCGCAGAAGCTATGCGCGTATCAGCGAGGTGTTAGAATTACCAAATCTAATCGAAATCCAAACCGCTTCTTATCAGTGGTTCCTGGAAGAAGGGTTACGGGAAATGTTCAAGGATATTTCCCCTATTGAAGATTTTACAGGTAACCTATCACTCGAGTTTGTCGATTATAGTCTGGGAGAACCAAAGTATCCTGTAGATGAATCCAAGGACCGGGACGTGACATATAATGCTCCGCTTCGTGTGAAGGTGCGTTTGATCAATAATGAGACCGGTGAAGTGAAAGAACAAGAAGTATTTATGGGTGACTTTCCGTTAATGACAGACACAGGAACATTTATTATTAATGGAGCTGAACGTGTCATCGTTTCACAACTTGTTCGTTCACCGAGCGTTTATTATAACGAAAAAATAGATAAAAACGGTAAGAGGGGAGTAACGGCAACCGTTATTCCAAACCGTGGAGCCTGGCTGGAACTTGAAACGGATGCAAAAGATGTTGCATATGTAAGAATTGACCGTACGCGTAAATTACCGGTAACGGTGCTTTTGCGTGCGCTCGGGTTTGGCACAGACCAGGAGATTATCGATCTTTTGGGTGAAAATGAATACCTGAAAAATACACTTGAAAAAGATAATACCGAAACAACTGAAAAGGCGTTGCTGGAAATTTATGAACGGCTTCGTCCGGGTGAACCGCCAACAGTCGAAAATGCGAAGAGTCTATTAATTTCCCGTTTCTTTGACCCGAAACGTTATGACCTGGCACATGTTGGCCGGTATAAGATGAATAAAAAGCTTCATATCAAAAACCGTCTGTTTAATCAGGTTCTTGCGGAGCCGGTAGTTGATCCGGAAACCGGGGAAGTCCTGGCGCAAAAAGGTGATAAGCTGGAGCGGAAATTGCTGAATAAAATCATCCCTTACCTTGATAAAGAAGAAGGTAAAATTGGTGAGAAGGAATTGATGCCTGCTGAAGGAGTTTTGGAGGATCCAATTCAACTCCAGTCCATTAAGATTATGGACCCGACTGATCCGAACGGGGAACATGACCTGACAGTTATCGGGAATGCGGGAATTGACAGGGATGTAAAAAATATTATGCCTGCTGATATTCTTTCAGCCATCAGTTATTTCTTCAATTTGCTCCATATGGTTGGAGATACGGATGATATTGACCATCTGGGTAATCGCCGGCTTCGCTCTGTAGGCGAATTGCTGCAAAATCAATTCCGGATCGGGCTGTCACGAATGGAACGGGTTGTTCGTGAACGGATGTCTATTCAGGACACTTCCAGTATTACGCCGCAACAGTTAATCAATATTCGTCCGGTAATTGCATCAATTAAAGAGTTTTTCGGAAGTTCACAGTTATCCCAGTTTATGGACCAGACCAATCCATTGGCAGAGCTGACCCACAAACGGCGCCTATCTGCATTGGGACCAGGCGGCTTAACGCGTGAACGTGCCGGTTTTGAAGTGCGGGATGTTCACTATTCCCACTATGGGCGTATGTGTCCGATTGAGACGCCTGAGGGACCAAACATCGGCTTAATTAACTCGCTGTCAAGTTATGCAAAAGTGAATAAATTCGGTTTCATTGAAACTCCGTATCGCAGGGTCGATCCGGATACAGGGAAAGTTACAGCAGAAATTGATTACCTGACTGCTGATGAAGAAGACAATTATGTGGTTGCACAGGCGAACGCGCGATTGGATGAAGACGGTACTTTTTCTGATGAAGAAGTAATTGCCCGTTTCCGTGGGGAGAACACAATTGTTCCACGTGAAAAACTTGATTACATGGATGTTTCTCCAAAACAAGTTGTTTCTGCTGCGACAGCATGTATTCCGTTCCTTGAGAATGATGACTCCAACCGCGCTTTGATGGGTGCGAACATGCAGCGTCAGGCAGTACCGTTGATGCAGCCGCAAGCTCCTATCGTTGGAACCGGTATGGAATATGTATCTGGTAAAGATTCCGGTGCTGCAATCATTTGCCGCAACGAAGGTGTTGTCGAGAAGGTGGAAGCTAAGTCGGTACATGTCCGCCGTATTTCGGTAGTTGACGGGAAAGAAGTGAAAGGCGACTTGGATCGCTATCGTCTGCAGAAATATATCCGTTCCAACCAGGGAACCTGTTATAACCAACGTCCGATTGTCAGCCAGGGTGACCGTGTTACAAAAGGTGAAATCCTTGCAGACGGTCCTTCCATGGAAGACGGTGAACTGGCACTTGGGCAAAACGTTCTTGTCGGCTTCATGACATGGGAAGGTTATAATTACGAGGATGCCATCATTATGAGTGAGCGTCTTGTAAAAGACGATGTATATACATCGATTCATATTGAGGAATATGAGTCGGAAGCACGTGATACAAAGCTTGGACCGGAGGAAATCACAAGAGATATTCCGAATGTCGGTGAAGATGCTTTGAAAAACCTTGATGAACAAGGGATCATCCGTGTCGGAGCAGAGGTTTCTGATGGTGATATTCTGGTAGGGAAGGTAACTCCTAAAGGTGTCACAGAGCTTTCTGCAGAGGAACGGCTGCTTCACGCTATTTTCGGTGAAAAAGCCCGCGAAGTTCGCGATACGTCACTCAGGGTGCCACACGGTGCCGGAGGAATTGTGCTGGATGTAAAAATCTTCAACCGTGAAGATGGAGATGAGTTGCCGCCGGGTGTTAACCAACTCGTTCGTGCGTATATCGTTCAGAAACGTAAGATTTCAGAAGGCGATAAAATGGCCGGACGTCACGGTAACAAAGGTGTTATTTCCAAAATACTTCCTGAAGAAGATATGCCGTTCCTTCCAGATGGAACACCAATTGATATCATGTTGAATCCATTGGGGGTACCATCGCGAATGAACATCGGACAGGTATTTGAGTTGCATCTTGGTATGGCAGCCAGACAACTTGGTCTGCATGTGGCAACACCGGTATTTGATGGTGCCAACGAACAGGATGTCTGGGATACACTGGAAGAAGCAGGAATGCCTAAGGATGCCAAGTCCATCCTGTACGACGGAAGAACCGGTGATCCATTTGATAATCGGGTTTCTGTGGGTGTTATGTACATGATTAAGCTTGCCCACATGGTTGATGATAAGCTGCACGCCCGTTCAACTGGTCCATACTCACTGGTAACCCAGCAGCCGCTTGGCGGTAAAGCACAGTTCGGTGGTCAGCGCTTCGGTGAGATGGAAGTTTGGGCATTGGAGGCATATGGTGCCGCATATACACTTCAAGAAATTCTTACGGTTAAATCGGACGATGTTGTTGGTCGTGTGAAAACCTATGAATCGATTGTTAAAGGTGACAATGTACCTGAACCTGGTGTTCCGGAATCATTCAAGGTTCTGATTAAAGAACTGCAAAGTCTCGGACTTGATGTCAAGATGCTGTCCAGTGATGAATCGGAAATTGAAATGCGTGAGCTGGAAGAAGAGGACACGCAGGCTGCAAGCAAATTGAATCTGGAAGTTGAAGAAGGTTAA
- a CDS encoding class I SAM-dependent methyltransferase — protein sequence MSEHYFSQKPQSKSSPRKWSYSLRGRDYTFVSDYGVFSKNEVDFGSRLLVEQFHAPPIDGNLLDLGCGYGPIGISLADCFRDRNVVLSDVNERALTLAEQNASLNSVSNVDIIHSNRFANLGGRFFAAIVTNPPIRAGKDVVHKMFEESGAALMKSGQLWVVIQKKQGAPSAKEKMESIFGNVEVVSRSKGYFLLVSVK from the coding sequence ATGTCTGAGCATTACTTTTCGCAAAAACCCCAATCTAAAAGTTCACCAAGAAAATGGAGTTATTCTTTGCGTGGCAGAGATTATACGTTTGTCAGCGATTATGGCGTTTTCTCAAAAAATGAAGTGGATTTCGGCTCGCGGTTGCTGGTTGAACAATTTCACGCACCGCCGATTGACGGTAATTTGTTGGATCTGGGCTGCGGCTATGGCCCAATAGGAATATCATTGGCTGATTGTTTTCGTGACCGGAATGTGGTGCTTTCCGATGTGAATGAACGTGCCCTTACCCTGGCCGAACAGAACGCTTCGCTTAATAGCGTTTCCAATGTTGATATTATTCATAGTAACCGTTTTGCGAATTTGGGCGGCCGGTTTTTTGCAGCAATTGTGACAAATCCGCCAATTCGGGCGGGCAAAGATGTTGTTCATAAAATGTTTGAGGAGAGTGGCGCTGCATTAATGAAGAGTGGACAGCTGTGGGTCGTTATCCAGAAGAAACAGGGTGCCCCCTCAGCCAAAGAAAAAATGGAGTCCATATTTGGCAATGTAGAAGTAGTGTCACGCAGCAAGGGTTACTTTCTTCTCGTTTCTGTGAAATAA